Proteins encoded by one window of Streptomyces sp. NBC_01477:
- a CDS encoding ABC transporter permease → MTTAATAQLDTLVARVPALREFGYWMRRYRRVWRGTVVMSVANPLLFLAAMGAGLGKLVDANHSGHLAGTPYLDFLAPGLLAASAMQNGFIEGAFPVFQSSRSRGNYPAAAATPMRPGDILAGHLLFVAFRVLLSGVLFLAVVVAFGVVGPARAALAAVPVLLTGTAFAAPLMAWAVTVDRQSRLNGLYRFVVMPLYMFSGTFFPIGQLPHWLRAVAACTPLYQGVALTRAVALGDARPGATAVHIGYLLALTAAGVWAARRAYVRRLNR, encoded by the coding sequence ATGACGACCGCCGCCACCGCACAACTCGACACATTGGTCGCCCGGGTGCCCGCGCTGCGGGAGTTCGGCTACTGGATGCGCCGCTACCGCCGCGTCTGGCGCGGCACCGTGGTGATGAGCGTGGCCAACCCGCTGCTCTTCCTGGCCGCGATGGGCGCGGGCCTGGGCAAACTGGTGGACGCCAACCACAGCGGCCACCTCGCGGGGACGCCCTACCTGGACTTCCTCGCCCCGGGCCTGCTCGCCGCCTCCGCGATGCAGAACGGCTTCATCGAAGGCGCCTTCCCCGTCTTCCAGTCGTCCCGCAGCCGCGGCAACTACCCGGCCGCCGCGGCCACTCCGATGCGCCCCGGCGACATCCTGGCCGGGCATCTGCTCTTCGTGGCCTTCCGGGTCCTGCTCAGCGGGGTGCTCTTCCTGGCGGTGGTCGTGGCCTTCGGGGTGGTCGGCCCGGCGCGGGCGGCCCTCGCCGCCGTACCGGTCCTGCTGACCGGTACGGCCTTCGCGGCCCCGCTGATGGCCTGGGCGGTGACCGTGGACCGGCAGAGCCGCCTCAACGGGCTCTACCGCTTCGTGGTGATGCCGCTCTACATGTTCTCCGGCACCTTCTTCCCCATCGGCCAACTCCCGCACTGGCTGCGGGCGGTGGCCGCCTGCACGCCGCTCTACCAGGGCGTGGCGCTGACCCGGGCGGTCGCCCTGGGCGACGCGCGGCCGGGGGCCACCGCCGTGCACATCGGCTATCTGCTCGCACTGACCGCCGCCGGAGTGTGGGCGGCCCGCCGGGCGTACGTCCGGCGGCTGAACCGCTGA
- a CDS encoding MoaD/ThiS family protein encodes MSASVRIPTILRTYTGGQAEVQAEGATLAAVIESLEKNHAGISARVLDDTGKLRRFVNVYVNDDDVRFSEGLATAVPDGASVSIIPAVAGG; translated from the coding sequence ATGAGTGCTTCCGTACGTATCCCCACCATTCTCCGTACCTACACCGGCGGCCAGGCCGAAGTTCAGGCCGAGGGCGCGACGCTGGCCGCGGTGATCGAATCGCTCGAAAAGAATCATGCCGGTATTTCCGCGCGGGTTCTCGACGACACCGGCAAACTCCGTCGTTTCGTGAACGTCTATGTCAACGATGACGATGTCCGCTTTTCCGAGGGTCTTGCCACCGCGGTCCCCGACGGCGCCAGCGTGTCGATCATTCCCGCGGTCGCGGGCGGCTGA
- a CDS encoding HD domain-containing protein, which yields MPHTRAAAHHRYDALLAEWTELLRRCQSAAPDDAPDPGPYGRDLLERWSEPQRRYHTLDHLGDVLARATELTAYADDPDTVALAAWFHDAVYRPDRSENEERSADLARRALREAGVAADRTDEVVRLVRLTITHDPAPGDADGEVLCDADLAVLAGDPASYAAYAAAVREEYAFVPDPDFRAGRAGVLRQLLALPHLFRTPYGQERWERTARRNLTTELELLEA from the coding sequence ATGCCTCACACCAGGGCCGCCGCCCACCACCGCTACGACGCCCTGCTCGCCGAGTGGACCGAGCTGCTGCGCCGGTGCCAGAGCGCAGCCCCCGACGACGCCCCCGACCCGGGGCCGTACGGGCGCGACCTGCTGGAACGCTGGAGCGAACCGCAGCGGCGGTACCACACGCTCGACCACCTGGGCGACGTGCTGGCCCGCGCCACCGAGTTGACCGCCTACGCCGACGACCCCGACACGGTCGCGCTGGCCGCCTGGTTCCACGACGCCGTCTACCGCCCCGACCGCAGCGAGAACGAGGAGCGCAGCGCCGACCTCGCCCGCCGGGCCCTGCGCGAGGCGGGGGTCGCCGCCGACCGTACGGACGAGGTCGTCCGGCTGGTCCGCCTCACGATCACCCACGACCCCGCGCCCGGCGACGCCGACGGCGAGGTGCTCTGCGACGCCGACCTCGCCGTACTGGCCGGCGACCCGGCCTCCTACGCGGCCTACGCCGCCGCCGTCCGCGAGGAGTACGCCTTCGTGCCCGACCCGGACTTCCGCGCGGGACGTGCGGGCGTCCTGCGCCAGCTGCTGGCCCTCCCGCACCTCTTCCGCACCCCGTACGGCCAGGAGCGCTGGGAGCGCACCGCCCGCCGCAACCTCACGACCGAACTGGAGCTGCTGGAGGCCTGA
- the murQ gene encoding N-acetylmuramic acid 6-phosphate etherase, with protein sequence MPQYTELRRELDTLTTEAFRPELAEIDRMPTLEIARTMNGEDATVPAAVAAQLPSIAAAIDGIAARMARGGRLVYAGAGTAGRLGVLDASECPPTFNTTPGQEVVGLIAGGPAAMVTSIEGAEDSRELAAEDLDALGLTAADTVVGVSASGRTPYAVGAVEHARALGALTVGLSCNAHSPLAAAADHGIEVVVGPELVVGSTRLKSGTAQKLVLNMLSTITMIRLGKTYGNLMVDVRASNEKLRARSRRIVSLATGADELAIEQALTATDGEVKPAILALLAKVDAPTAARLLTESGGHLREALESAQA encoded by the coding sequence ATGCCCCAGTACACCGAGCTGCGCCGCGAGCTGGACACGCTGACCACCGAGGCGTTCCGGCCGGAGCTCGCCGAGATCGACCGCATGCCCACCCTGGAGATCGCCCGCACGATGAACGGTGAGGACGCCACCGTTCCGGCCGCCGTCGCCGCCCAGCTGCCCAGCATCGCCGCCGCCATCGACGGCATCGCCGCCCGGATGGCACGCGGCGGCCGGCTGGTCTACGCCGGCGCGGGGACGGCGGGACGGCTCGGCGTGCTGGACGCCAGCGAGTGCCCGCCGACCTTCAACACCACACCGGGACAGGAGGTCGTCGGCCTGATCGCGGGCGGCCCCGCCGCGATGGTCACCTCGATCGAGGGCGCGGAGGACAGCAGGGAGCTGGCCGCCGAGGACCTGGACGCGCTCGGGCTGACCGCCGCCGACACGGTGGTCGGCGTCTCGGCCTCCGGGCGCACCCCGTACGCGGTCGGCGCCGTCGAACACGCCCGCGCGCTCGGGGCGCTGACCGTCGGGCTGTCCTGCAACGCCCACTCGCCGCTGGCCGCCGCCGCCGACCACGGCATCGAGGTCGTCGTCGGCCCCGAGCTGGTCGTCGGATCGACCCGGCTGAAATCCGGCACCGCCCAGAAGCTCGTGCTGAACATGCTGTCGACCATCACCATGATCCGGCTCGGCAAGACCTACGGGAATCTGATGGTGGACGTGCGCGCGTCCAACGAGAAGCTGCGCGCCCGCTCCCGGCGGATCGTCTCGCTCGCCACCGGCGCGGACGAGCTGGCGATCGAGCAGGCGCTGACCGCGACCGACGGCGAGGTCAAACCGGCCATCCTCGCCCTGCTGGCCAAGGTCGACGCGCCGACCGCGGCCCGGCTGCTCACCGAGTCCGGCGGCCACCTCCGCGAGGCCCTGGAGTCCGCGCAGGCCTGA
- a CDS encoding DUF4031 domain-containing protein: MTVYLDPPTWPGHGRLWSHLVSDASYAELHTFAARLGAPPRAFERDHYDIPAERYADAVRLGAVEIGSKELVRRLTEAGLRRRKYAPGRAAG; the protein is encoded by the coding sequence GTGACCGTCTACCTCGACCCGCCGACCTGGCCGGGCCACGGCCGCCTGTGGTCCCACCTGGTCAGCGACGCCTCCTACGCCGAGCTGCACACCTTCGCCGCCCGCCTCGGCGCCCCGCCCCGCGCCTTCGAGCGCGACCACTACGACATACCGGCCGAGCGCTACGCCGACGCGGTGCGGCTCGGCGCCGTCGAGATCGGCAGCAAGGAACTGGTCAGGCGGCTGACGGAGGCGGGCCTGCGGCGCCGCAAGTACGCGCCGGGCCGCGCCGCCGGCTGA
- the thrC gene encoding threonine synthase — protein MAVQTVAGNTTSVSAENPHEAAFGPAVALSCRECGTRYPLSPVFACQECFGPLEVAYDLPLGDPEGLRKRIEAGPANIWRYAPLLPVPADVTEKQNLNPGWTKLVKADNLARELGITGGLYVKDDSGNPTHSFKDRVVAIALEAARTFGLTTLSCSSTGNLAGAVGAAAARAGFRSCVFIPHDLEEGKVVMAAVYGGELVAIEGSYDDVNRFCSELIGDPIGEGWGFVNVNLRPYYGEGSKTLAYEIAEQLGWRLPDNLVIPIASGSQLTKIDKGLQELIRLGLVEDKPYTIYGAQAEGCSPVSAAFKAGHDVVRPVKPDTIAKSLAIGNPADGPYVLDIVRRTGGAVEDVDDTQVVDAIKLLARTEGIFAETAGGVTVGVLRKLIETGQLDPAAETVVLNTGDGLKTLDAVSPTTGPTATIRPTVAAFREAGLA, from the coding sequence ATGGCTGTGCAGACTGTCGCCGGCAACACCACCAGCGTTTCCGCTGAGAATCCCCACGAAGCCGCCTTCGGACCCGCCGTCGCGCTGTCCTGCCGGGAGTGCGGCACGCGCTATCCGCTGAGCCCGGTCTTCGCCTGTCAGGAGTGCTTCGGGCCGCTGGAAGTGGCCTACGACCTGCCGCTGGGCGACCCGGAGGGCCTGCGCAAGCGGATCGAGGCCGGCCCCGCGAACATCTGGCGCTACGCCCCGCTGCTGCCGGTGCCCGCCGACGTCACCGAGAAGCAGAACCTCAACCCGGGCTGGACCAAGCTCGTCAAGGCCGACAACCTGGCCCGCGAACTGGGCATCACCGGCGGCCTGTACGTCAAGGACGACTCGGGCAACCCGACGCACTCCTTCAAGGACCGGGTCGTCGCCATCGCCCTTGAGGCCGCCCGCACCTTCGGCCTGACGACGCTGTCCTGCTCGTCCACCGGCAATCTGGCCGGCGCGGTCGGCGCCGCCGCGGCCAGGGCGGGCTTCCGCTCGTGCGTGTTCATCCCGCACGACCTGGAGGAGGGCAAGGTCGTGATGGCCGCGGTCTACGGCGGCGAACTCGTCGCGATCGAGGGCTCGTACGACGATGTGAACCGCTTCTGCTCCGAGCTGATCGGCGACCCGATCGGTGAGGGCTGGGGCTTCGTCAACGTCAACCTGCGGCCGTACTACGGCGAGGGCTCCAAGACGCTGGCCTACGAGATCGCCGAACAGCTCGGCTGGCGCCTGCCGGACAACCTGGTCATCCCGATCGCCTCGGGCTCGCAGCTCACCAAGATCGACAAGGGCCTCCAGGAGCTGATCAGGCTCGGCCTGGTCGAAGACAAGCCGTACACGATCTACGGGGCCCAGGCCGAGGGCTGTTCGCCGGTCTCCGCGGCCTTCAAGGCGGGGCACGACGTCGTACGCCCGGTGAAGCCGGACACCATCGCCAAGTCGCTGGCCATCGGCAACCCGGCGGACGGCCCCTACGTGCTGGACATCGTCCGGCGCACCGGCGGCGCGGTCGAGGACGTGGACGACACGCAGGTCGTGGACGCGATCAAGCTGCTCGCCCGCACCGAGGGGATCTTCGCCGAGACCGCCGGCGGGGTGACCGTCGGTGTGCTGCGCAAGCTCATCGAGACCGGGCAGCTCGACCCGGCCGCCGAGACCGTCGTGCTGAACACCGGCGACGGGCTCAAGACTCTGGACGCGGTGTCCCCGACCACCGGGCCGACCGCGACCATCCGCCCCACCGTTGCCGCGTTCCGAGAGGCTGGCCTCGCATGA
- a CDS encoding MurR/RpiR family transcriptional regulator, whose amino-acid sequence MTHSVKENFPPGARPLRGAADAPVIPVAPPDPGALAAKVRTLAPSMTRSMQRVAEAVAGDPAGCAQQTVTALAIRTGTSEATVVRTARLLGYPGYRDLRLALAALAAQQAAGAPPVVTADIAVDDPLADVVAKLALEEQQALADTAAQLDMAQLEAAVTALAGARRTDVYGIAASGLVGQDLAQKLLRIGLIAHAHTDPHLAVTNAVQLRPGDVAIAITHSGSTHDVIEPLRAAFDRGATTIAVSGRPDGPVTQWADIVLTTSSSRESELRPAAMSSRTGQLLLVDCLFVGVAQRTYESAAPALAASYEALAHRHRPRAARG is encoded by the coding sequence GTGACCCACAGCGTGAAGGAAAATTTCCCTCCGGGCGCCCGCCCCCTCCGCGGCGCCGCGGACGCGCCCGTCATACCCGTCGCACCCCCCGACCCGGGGGCGCTCGCCGCCAAGGTCCGTACGCTCGCGCCGTCCATGACCCGCTCGATGCAGCGGGTCGCGGAAGCCGTCGCGGGCGATCCGGCCGGCTGCGCCCAGCAGACCGTGACCGCGCTCGCGATCCGTACCGGCACCAGCGAGGCCACCGTCGTGCGCACCGCCCGGCTGCTGGGCTATCCCGGCTACCGCGACCTGCGGCTGGCGCTGGCCGCGCTCGCCGCCCAGCAGGCCGCGGGGGCGCCGCCCGTGGTGACCGCGGACATCGCGGTGGACGACCCGCTCGCCGACGTCGTCGCCAAACTCGCCCTGGAGGAACAGCAGGCCCTCGCCGACACCGCCGCCCAGCTGGACATGGCGCAGCTGGAGGCGGCGGTGACCGCGCTGGCCGGCGCGCGCAGGACGGATGTGTACGGGATCGCCGCATCCGGCCTCGTCGGCCAGGACCTGGCGCAGAAGCTGCTGCGGATCGGGCTGATCGCGCACGCGCACACCGACCCGCACCTGGCGGTGACCAACGCCGTACAGCTGCGGCCCGGCGACGTCGCGATCGCGATCACCCACTCGGGCAGCACGCACGACGTGATCGAGCCGCTGCGGGCCGCCTTCGACCGGGGCGCGACCACCATCGCGGTCAGCGGTCGCCCGGACGGCCCCGTCACCCAGTGGGCCGACATCGTGCTGACCACCTCCAGCTCGCGCGAGAGCGAGCTGCGGCCGGCCGCGATGTCCAGCAGGACCGGCCAACTCCTGCTGGTGGACTGCCTGTTCGTGGGGGTCGCCCAGCGCACGTACGAATCGGCCGCGCCCGCGCTCGCCGCCTCGTACGAAGCACTCGCACACCGGCACAGGCCGCGTGCCGCCCGTGGCTGA
- the groL gene encoding chaperonin GroEL (60 kDa chaperone family; promotes refolding of misfolded polypeptides especially under stressful conditions; forms two stacked rings of heptamers to form a barrel-shaped 14mer; ends can be capped by GroES; misfolded proteins enter the barrel where they are refolded when GroES binds) — translation MAKIIAFDEEARRGLERGMNQLADAVKVTLGPKGRNVVLEKKWGAPTITNDGVSIAKEIELEDPYEKIGAELVKEVAKKTDDVAGDGTTTATVLAQALVKEGLRNVAAGANPMALKRGIEKAVEAVSAALLEQAKDVETKEQIASTASISAADTQIGELIAEAMDKVGKEGVITVEESQTFGLELELTEGMRFDKGFISAYFATDLERMEASLDDPYILIVNSKISAVKDLLPLLEKVMQSGKPLLIIAEDVEGEALSTLVVNKIRGTFKSVAVKAPGFGDRRKAMLGDIAILTGGTVISEEVGLKLENAGLDLLGRARKVVITKDETTIVDGSGDTDQVAGRVNQIRAEIDNSDSDYDREKLQERLAKLAGGVAVIKAGAATEVELKERKHRIEDAVRNAKAAVEEGIVAGGGVALLQATAVFEKLELEGDEATGANAVKLALEAPLKQIAINGGLEGGVIVEKVRNLPIGHGLNAATGEYVDMIAEGIIDPAKVTRSALQNAASIAALFLTTEAVIADKPEKASAAAPGGMPGGDMDF, via the coding sequence ATGGCTAAGATCATCGCGTTCGATGAGGAGGCGCGGCGCGGCCTTGAGCGCGGGATGAACCAGCTCGCCGACGCCGTTAAGGTCACCCTCGGTCCCAAGGGCCGGAACGTCGTCCTTGAGAAGAAGTGGGGCGCCCCGACGATCACCAACGATGGTGTGTCCATCGCCAAGGAGATCGAGCTGGAGGACCCGTACGAGAAGATCGGCGCCGAGCTGGTCAAGGAAGTCGCGAAGAAGACCGACGACGTCGCCGGTGACGGCACGACGACCGCGACCGTCCTGGCCCAGGCCCTGGTCAAGGAAGGCCTGCGCAACGTAGCCGCCGGTGCCAACCCGATGGCGCTCAAGCGCGGCATCGAGAAGGCCGTCGAGGCCGTCTCCGCCGCCCTGCTGGAGCAGGCCAAGGACGTGGAGACCAAGGAGCAGATCGCTTCGACCGCCTCCATCTCCGCCGCCGACACCCAGATCGGCGAGCTGATCGCCGAGGCGATGGACAAGGTCGGCAAGGAAGGCGTCATCACCGTCGAGGAGTCGCAGACCTTCGGGCTCGAGCTCGAGCTCACCGAGGGCATGCGCTTCGACAAGGGCTTCATCTCGGCGTACTTCGCCACCGACCTGGAGCGTATGGAGGCGTCGCTCGACGACCCGTACATCCTGATCGTCAACTCGAAGATCTCCGCGGTCAAGGACCTGCTCCCGCTGCTGGAGAAGGTCATGCAGTCCGGCAAGCCGCTGCTGATCATCGCCGAGGACGTCGAGGGCGAGGCGCTCTCCACGCTGGTCGTCAACAAGATCCGCGGCACCTTCAAGTCCGTCGCCGTCAAGGCCCCGGGCTTCGGCGACCGCCGCAAGGCCATGCTCGGTGACATCGCCATCCTCACCGGTGGCACCGTCATCTCCGAAGAGGTCGGCCTCAAGCTGGAGAACGCCGGGCTCGACCTGCTCGGCCGCGCCCGCAAGGTCGTCATCACCAAGGACGAGACGACCATCGTGGACGGCTCGGGCGACACCGACCAGGTCGCCGGCCGGGTCAACCAGATCCGCGCCGAGATCGACAACAGCGACTCGGACTACGACCGCGAGAAGCTGCAGGAGCGGCTGGCGAAGCTGGCCGGCGGCGTTGCCGTCATCAAGGCCGGTGCCGCGACCGAGGTCGAGCTCAAGGAGCGCAAGCACCGTATCGAGGACGCGGTGCGCAACGCGAAGGCCGCCGTCGAGGAGGGCATCGTCGCCGGTGGCGGCGTGGCCCTGCTGCAGGCCACCGCGGTGTTCGAGAAGCTGGAGCTGGAAGGCGACGAGGCGACCGGTGCCAACGCCGTGAAGCTCGCGCTGGAGGCCCCGCTCAAGCAGATCGCCATCAACGGCGGTCTTGAGGGCGGCGTCATCGTCGAGAAGGTGCGCAACCTGCCCATCGGCCACGGCCTGAACGCCGCGACCGGTGAGTACGTCGACATGATCGCCGAGGGCATCATCGACCCGGCGAAGGTCACCCGCTCCGCGCTGCAGAACGCCGCGTCCATCGCCGCGCTCTTCCTCACCACCGAGGCCGTCATCGCGGACAAGCCCGAGAAGGCGTCCGCCGCCGCCCCGGGCGGCATGCCCGGCGGTGACATGGACTTCTGA
- a CDS encoding ABC transporter permease: protein MAGPAALVERNLVIYRHTWYLLLAEIFEPVLYLLSMGLGIGALVGHVPGLGDPSVGYVDFVAPALLATAAMNGAMNETTFNIYGKLRMLHTYDSILATPLRIRDVALGEVAWALLRGTAVTVVFGAGVAAFGLVHSLWALLILPGALLIAFAFAATGLAVVTYVRSWQDFQLIQLVMLPMFLFATTFYPLGVYARPVQIAVECLPLYQSIELIREPSLGVMDAGVGFAALYLLAFGSAALVVALRRLERTLVP, encoded by the coding sequence GTGGCAGGTCCCGCCGCCCTGGTCGAGCGCAACCTCGTCATCTACCGCCACACCTGGTACCTGCTGCTGGCCGAGATCTTCGAACCGGTGCTGTACCTGCTGTCGATGGGCCTGGGCATCGGCGCGCTCGTCGGCCATGTCCCGGGGCTCGGCGACCCGTCGGTCGGCTACGTCGACTTCGTCGCGCCCGCGCTGCTGGCCACCGCGGCGATGAACGGCGCCATGAACGAGACGACGTTCAACATCTACGGCAAGCTCAGGATGCTGCACACCTACGACTCGATCCTCGCCACCCCGCTGCGGATCCGCGATGTCGCGCTCGGCGAGGTCGCCTGGGCGCTGCTGCGCGGCACCGCCGTCACGGTCGTCTTCGGCGCGGGCGTGGCCGCCTTCGGCCTGGTGCACTCGCTGTGGGCGCTGCTGATCCTGCCGGGCGCGCTCCTGATCGCCTTCGCCTTCGCCGCGACGGGCCTGGCGGTCGTCACGTACGTCCGCAGCTGGCAGGACTTCCAGCTGATCCAGCTGGTGATGCTGCCGATGTTCCTGTTCGCGACGACCTTCTACCCGCTGGGCGTGTACGCCCGTCCGGTGCAGATCGCGGTGGAGTGCCTGCCGCTGTACCAGAGCATCGAGCTGATCCGGGAGCCGTCGCTCGGCGTCATGGACGCCGGGGTCGGCTTCGCCGCGCTCTATCTGCTGGCGTTCGGGTCCGCGGCCCTGGTGGTGGCGCTGCGGCGGCTGGAGCGCACGCTCGTGCCGTAA
- a CDS encoding glucosyl-3-phosphoglycerate synthase, whose amino-acid sequence MLEEVQRWLSLRSWSAADRPLDVLLAAKRAAGPAGTVSVVLPARNEEATVGAIVGAIRRDLMAPGAPLVDEIVVIDSGSRDATARAAADAGATVVPRDAILPRLPAVAGKGEVLWRSLLVTSGEIVCFVDADLREFDSRFVSGIVGPLLTEPAVHLVKAMYDRPLETGGTVVPAGGGRVTELVARPLLNLHWPRLAGFVQPLGGEYAARRSLLERLPFPVGYGVELGMLIDSLALVGLDALGQVDVGVRHHRHQDGQALGRMAAAIYRTAHLRLARGHLVRPRLTQYDRAPSGFVPSTHPVDTEERPPMLAIPEYRHHRAA is encoded by the coding sequence GTGCTCGAAGAGGTGCAGCGCTGGCTGTCCCTGCGGTCGTGGTCGGCCGCCGACCGCCCGCTCGACGTGCTGCTCGCCGCCAAACGGGCGGCCGGCCCGGCGGGCACGGTCAGCGTGGTGCTGCCCGCCCGCAACGAGGAGGCGACGGTCGGCGCGATCGTCGGGGCGATCCGCCGCGACCTGATGGCGCCGGGCGCGCCGCTCGTGGACGAGATCGTCGTCATCGACTCCGGGTCCCGCGACGCCACCGCCCGGGCCGCCGCCGACGCCGGCGCCACGGTGGTGCCGCGGGACGCCATCCTGCCGCGGCTGCCCGCGGTGGCCGGCAAGGGCGAGGTGCTGTGGCGGTCGCTGCTGGTCACCAGCGGCGAGATCGTCTGCTTCGTGGACGCGGATCTGCGGGAGTTCGACTCCCGCTTCGTGTCGGGGATCGTCGGGCCGCTGCTCACCGAGCCGGCGGTGCACCTGGTCAAGGCGATGTACGACCGGCCGCTGGAGACCGGCGGCACCGTCGTCCCGGCCGGCGGCGGCCGGGTCACCGAACTGGTCGCCCGCCCGCTGCTCAACCTCCACTGGCCGCGGCTGGCCGGCTTCGTCCAGCCGCTCGGCGGCGAGTACGCGGCGCGGCGCTCCCTGCTCGAACGGCTGCCCTTCCCGGTCGGCTACGGGGTCGAGCTGGGCATGCTCATCGACTCCCTCGCGCTGGTCGGGCTCGACGCGCTCGGCCAGGTCGACGTGGGGGTGCGGCACCACCGCCACCAGGACGGCCAGGCACTCGGCCGGATGGCCGCGGCCATCTACCGCACCGCCCATCTGCGGCTGGCCCGCGGCCACCTCGTACGCCCCCGCCTGACCCAGTACGACCGCGCGCCGTCCGGCTTCGTCCCCTCGACCCACCCCGTCGACACGGAGGAGCGCCCCCCGATGCTGGCCATCCCCGAGTACCGCCACCACCGCGCGGCCTAG
- a CDS encoding cold-shock protein: protein MAQGTVKWFNAEKGYGFIAVDGGADVFVHYSAIQMDGYRTLEEGQRVEFEISQGQKGPQADMVRLAG from the coding sequence ATGGCTCAGGGCACCGTCAAGTGGTTCAACGCGGAGAAGGGCTACGGCTTCATCGCGGTCGACGGTGGTGCGGATGTTTTCGTCCACTACAGCGCGATACAGATGGACGGATACCGCACCCTCGAAGAAGGCCAGCGAGTCGAGTTCGAGATCTCGCAGGGTCAGAAGGGGCCGCAGGCGGACATGGTCCGGCTGGCCGGCTGA
- a CDS encoding ABC transporter ATP-binding protein: MVEQQGAAGRPQGARGQEGADGGPLIEAAGLRKVHTPRGGGAPTEAVAGIDFTVHRGEAFGFLGPNGAGKSTTMRMIAAVSPVSGGRLRVLGMDPAADGPAIRARLGSVPQDDTLDTELTVRENLLVYGRYFGLPRAVIRERAAQLLDFARLADKADEQVEALSGGMRRRLTIARSLINRPDILLLDEPTTGLDPQARHLLWERLFRLKQQGVTLLLTTHYMDEAEQLCDRIVVMDHGRIVAEGSPAELIARHCTREVLELRFPPDRQQDVAVRLGGIGDRLEALPDRLLVYADDGEDALAAVHRGGVEPLTALVRRAGLEDVFLTLTGRTLVD; encoded by the coding sequence GTGGTCGAGCAGCAGGGGGCGGCGGGGCGGCCGCAGGGCGCGAGGGGGCAGGAGGGCGCGGACGGGGGCCCGTTGATCGAGGCGGCCGGCCTGCGCAAGGTGCACACCCCGCGGGGCGGCGGCGCCCCGACCGAAGCCGTCGCCGGCATCGATTTCACCGTCCACCGCGGCGAAGCCTTCGGCTTCCTCGGCCCGAACGGCGCCGGAAAGTCCACGACGATGCGCATGATCGCCGCCGTCTCCCCGGTGTCGGGCGGCCGGCTGCGCGTGCTGGGCATGGACCCGGCCGCCGACGGCCCCGCGATCCGCGCCCGCCTCGGCTCCGTACCGCAGGACGACACGCTCGACACGGAGCTGACCGTCCGGGAGAACCTGCTCGTCTACGGGCGCTACTTCGGCCTGCCGCGCGCCGTCATCCGCGAACGCGCCGCCCAGCTGCTGGACTTCGCGCGGCTCGCGGACAAGGCGGACGAGCAGGTGGAGGCGCTGTCGGGCGGGATGCGGCGGCGGCTGACGATCGCCCGCTCGCTCATCAACAGGCCGGACATCCTGCTGCTCGACGAGCCGACGACCGGGCTCGACCCGCAGGCCAGGCATCTGCTCTGGGAGCGGCTCTTCCGGCTCAAGCAGCAGGGCGTGACGCTGCTGCTGACCACCCACTACATGGACGAGGCCGAGCAGTTGTGCGACCGGATCGTGGTGATGGACCACGGGCGGATCGTCGCGGAGGGCAGCCCGGCGGAGCTGATAGCCCGGCACTGCACCCGCGAGGTGCTGGAGCTGCGCTTCCCGCCCGACCGCCAGCAGGACGTCGCCGTACGGCTCGGCGGCATCGGCGACCGCCTCGAAGCGCTGCCCGACCGGCTGCTGGTCTACGCCGACGACGGCGAGGACGCGCTCGCCGCCGTGCACCGCGGCGGAGTCGAGCCGCTGACCGCGCTGGTGCGGCGGGCCGGCCTTGAGGACGTCTTCCTCACCCTCACCGGCCGGACGCTGGTGGACTGA